Genomic segment of Sulfurovum sp. UBA12169:
AAAGTAAACGCGGCAATCTCCTTCCCGAAGAAACAGACAAAAGCTATAAAAAAGTGCTCAATCTTGTACGCACCCTCAAGCCCGTCGTTTTTATCGTTAAACCTGAACGCAAAGAAGACGGAAGCGGTTTTTTCTTTCAGCCTTTTGAAGTGATAGACGAGCATACCACGAGACTCAATCCTGTGTTTGATGCTCTTTTTTTCTGTTCGGTCGATACGGTCAGAAAAGTACTCAACTATGAGCCAAAGGCTTAAAATGCTCCTTTCAGACGGAAAAGTGCGGGCCAATATCAAATACGGACAAGAAGTGGCTGTCGTTTTAAAAGAAGATCAGGCTACGGGTCGGCTGACCTACGGTAAAGTCCAAAAAATTCTCACCAATTCTTCCGCTCATCCTCACGGCATCAAAGTGCGCTTAAATACCGGAGAAGTAGGAAGAGTGCAAGAGATACTGTGACACTCTATATAGACGGAGATGCTTTTCCCAATCTTCTCAAGCCCATCGTGCTGCGCAGTATCGAACGGCTTTCCTTGAATACCTTTGTTGTATCAAATAAACGTATCACGATAGGCAACTCAAAACATATCCGATACATCATTGTAGAACAAGGGTCCGACGAAGCAGATCATCGGATTGCAGAGAGGATAAAAGAAGGCGATCTTGTCATAACGGCCGATATCCCCCTGGCTGACCGCATTATCTCAAAAAATGCCCACGCCATAGACCATAGAGGCGAACTTTACACTATCGATAACATCAAGCAGTATTTAGCTATGCGCAACCTCACCGAAGAGATACGAAACAGCGGGGAGATGACGGGAGGCCCTAAATCTTTCAGCCAAAAAGATGCACATGCCTTTGCCAATACCTTGCACCGATTTTTGACAAAACATTGTGAAAATCAAATGATGGTAAAATAAAAAAATACAGTAAAAATCCAAAAAGGCGAAAAACAAAAATCATGAAAAAAAAATATGGCACAGCCTTGATCATATTTGTCCTGGCCATAACGGCAGGCTCTAGTGCTCCAGAAGACAGCAAAACGCTCAA
This window contains:
- a CDS encoding DUF188 domain-containing protein, translated to MTLYIDGDAFPNLLKPIVLRSIERLSLNTFVVSNKRITIGNSKHIRYIIVEQGSDEADHRIAERIKEGDLVITADIPLADRIISKNAHAIDHRGELYTIDNIKQYLAMRNLTEEIRNSGEMTGGPKSFSQKDAHAFANTLHRFLTKHCENQMMVK